Genomic window (Nitrospirales bacterium LBB_01):
GATATTGGTTGCGTTTAGAAGCTGCAATACTCCAATGATTTCGTTTTCATGGTTTCTCATGGCGGTTACGAGCATGGATTTTGACCGGTATCCTGTTTTTTCGTCAAATGCTCTGGTGCCCTGAAAATCAAACCCATCCACCTCATAGACATCTTCTATATTTACCGTTTTGCCAGTCAGTGCTACATAAGCTGACACGTTGTTTTCGTTCTTTGAACCGTCCTCTTTATAAAGCTGCACCGGCGGAAACTTTATTTCGCTGCCATGTGTCCCACCCATTACAAAACCCAGTGATTTGGTACGGATTATTTTAAAAGCCAGAGTCTTCTCATCATCACTCATTATGTACAGAGTGCCGCCGTCAGCCCCTGTAAACAGCATTGCTTTTTCTACTATCATTTCAAGCAGAGCCTCCTGATTTCGCTCCGCAGACAGGGCAATCCCTATTGTCATAAGTTCATTTTTGTAGTGCTCACTGTTCTCTACAAGAGACTTCACTTCTCTTAAAACAATATCAACAAGCTCAGCGCCGGACTTTCCACCCCCTGAGAGAGAGGCTTTCAGCTTTTCAGCAAACCCTGTTACAATTTCATTTACAACATCTTCTTTAGTAAACATTTTGTCCGCCTGCTATAGTATTTCAGTTATTTAAGCACAGTCATTTTATTTTTTATAAATAACCTTGTTTCTTACATTGTATGCTGCTGAGGGTTTCACTTCTTCAAAGCTAATTTCCACGTAAAACGGACCAGCCGGAGTCTTAAACGGCACAAGAACCGTTGTACCCTTTGACCTATGTGTTACCGTGTGATCTCTACCCACTATAGTCGTTGGAATTGCCATATTAAACTTGTAACCCTCTTCTGAGAGAATTTTACGGCCGCCGCCTGAGACCATGTTAGTGATTTCGCCAACCATGTCGGCTACCTCAGCGTTTACCTCTGTAAACTTCTCACCAAGCATGTTTGACGCTATATGTAAAACTGCCTCCTCTGTAAAAGTAATCGCTATAGAGCCAGAGGTTCTCTCACCTGCTAAACCTATCATACCGGTTATATAACCCATTGCAACGCTGTCAGCCTTTAGACACGGACTTTCATATGTCACATCAACATTTGCCATAGTCTTAAGAACGTTTATGAGTGCATCCAAAAAAGGATTGACAAACTCCACGTTCACGGCTGTTTCTCTGCAATCACGCTATAAAGCCCACTTACATTTATCTACGCAACCTATAAAAATGCTCAGTCCTCCTCTTAAGTGTACGCCACAAACACCTAAGGACATTATAGCAAAAAAACGCAGATTAAAAAAACTTTTTATGTCAAGTAAATTTTTTTTAAAATACAAATTGCCTATGCACTTAACTCCGCTAATCAAAAACTGGATTCGTATTTTCATGGGAATTACAAAAAAATAAGGATTAATCCGCAGATGACGCAGATGGACACAGATGAAAAAATCTGCGAGAATCTGCGCAATCTGCGGATAAAATCTTTTCTCTGTATCCTTGATTATGATTTTTTGATGTTATAGAAAAAATTTTAAAATACTATATTTGAACGTCAATCGGTATTACATGGTAAAAACTCATCTGCCGGACTTAACTCAATAAGCATTGAAAACAATTCGTTACTACATAAAAAAAAGGGATTACCTTTAGGTAATCCCTTTTTAAAATACAATGATTGCAGCTATTTAGAAACTTACTCCCACTTAATTGCTTCAACAGGACAGGTGTCCATAGCCTCTTGGCAATCACAAGCGTCGCATTTACCAGGGTTAGCGGCAAAAGCCTTATCTCCCTGCATTTCAAACACATCAGGGCATAAAGATACACACGTCTCACAACCTGTACAAAGGTCTTGGTCAACAACAGGGTTTTTCATTTAACACTCCTCCTTAGTTTAGTTTTGTGTTTATTCTATATCTGTAACGTTCCATACATCTTATGGAAATCCGACAATTAACGCATAGATTTAGGCTATAATATGCAAAGAGCAAAATTCACATGACAATGATACACAAATTTTTAAAAAATTAGCAAGGAAAAAAATTATGTCAAAGAAAAAAACGATGATCATACCGATAAGCGGCATGAGCTGTGCCGCCTGTGCTGCTAATGCAGAAAAAGCTATACGCTCCCTTAGTGGTGTGCTTGAAGCTGGAGTTAACATTGCAACACACAAGGCCACTGTTACTTACAATCCTGCTCTTACATCGCCTGAAGAAATAGCAGGGGCAGTGAAGCGTGCCGGATATACGGCAGTTATTACGGAAAGCGATACACATGAAACTAACGATGA
Coding sequences:
- a CDS encoding chemotaxis protein CheX, with the protein product MNVEFVNPFLDALINVLKTMANVDVTYESPCLKADSVAMGYITGMIGLAGERTSGSIAITFTEEAVLHIASNMLGEKFTEVNAEVADMVGEITNMVSGGGRKILSEEGYKFNMAIPTTIVGRDHTVTHRSKGTTVLVPFKTPAGPFYVEISFEEVKPSAAYNVRNKVIYKK
- a CDS encoding ferredoxin, which translates into the protein MKNPVVDQDLCTGCETCVSLCPDVFEMQGDKAFAANPGKCDACDCQEAMDTCPVEAIKWE